Proteins found in one Oncorhynchus mykiss isolate Arlee chromosome 3, USDA_OmykA_1.1, whole genome shotgun sequence genomic segment:
- the LOC110520886 gene encoding protein S100-A1, with product MPSELERSMESLIMVFHRYAEKDGDGNTLSKKELKELMQTELGSFLKSQKDPAAIDKIMKDLDQNGDGKVNFEEFVSLVVGLSIACEQLYQLHTQKVAAKK from the exons ATGCCGTCTGAGTTGGAGCGTTCCATGGAGTCCCTGATCATGGTGTTCCATCGCTATGCTGAAAAGGATGGTGACGGCAACACACTGAGCAAGAAGGAGCTGAAAGAGCTGATGCAGACAGAACTGGGCAGCTTCCTGAAG tCCCAGAAGGACCCAGCCGCTATAGACAAGATCATGAAGGATCTGGACCAGAATGGTGATGGGAAGGTGAACTTTGAGGAGTTTGTCTCTCTGGTGGTGGGCCTCTCCATCGCCTGTGAACAGCTCTACCAGCTCCACACCCAAAAGGTTGCTGCTAAGAAGTGA